The following are from one region of the Cytobacillus firmus genome:
- the paaB gene encoding 1,2-phenylacetyl-CoA epoxidase subunit PaaB encodes MGNEGFYQEFEVFSQRTDTSPLQYQFSLLAPNRELALVMAQENFMRREAVADIWVVKRSDIRKLTPEEKQSLQRLDNKEYRTTKGYGYLKKKWRHYEQEMLDEKEILSWGGMKKDD; translated from the coding sequence TTGGGTAACGAAGGATTCTATCAGGAATTTGAAGTTTTTAGTCAAAGAACCGATACCTCGCCTCTGCAATATCAATTTTCCCTGCTGGCGCCAAATCGGGAGCTTGCACTCGTCATGGCGCAGGAAAATTTTATGAGGAGAGAGGCGGTTGCTGATATCTGGGTGGTCAAACGCTCTGATATACGGAAGCTGACGCCGGAAGAAAAGCAATCACTTCAGCGTCTGGATAACAAAGAATACCGCACTACAAAAGGATATGGATATCTGAAGAAAAAGTGGCGCCACTATGAGCAGGAAATGCTTGATGAAAAGGAGATTCTTTCATGGGGAGGGATGAAAAAAGATGACTGA
- a CDS encoding enoyl-CoA hydratase-related protein — protein sequence MFETVKYEVGNGVAWITLNRPDKLNAFTEQLNKEVQQSVKQAGRDKEVRCLVITGEGRAFCSGQDLQGVNEDMDHGEVLRRFYNPMVMEIHRCEKPIIAAVNGVAAGAGMSLALACDFRLLSEKASFLEAFIHVGLVPDAGNLYFLPKLIGHAKAMELAVLGEKINAEEAKDLGLATKVIPMEKWQAEITAFAERLASMPTAAIAVIKKNLKASWESTLEDSLERDAQGQRIAGLTLDHKEGVAAFMQKRKPVFQGK from the coding sequence ATGTTTGAAACCGTAAAATACGAGGTCGGAAACGGTGTAGCATGGATTACATTAAACCGGCCGGATAAGCTGAATGCGTTCACCGAACAGCTGAATAAAGAGGTTCAGCAGTCCGTAAAACAGGCTGGAAGGGATAAAGAAGTCAGATGTCTTGTCATTACTGGTGAAGGCCGGGCATTCTGCTCCGGCCAGGATCTTCAGGGTGTAAATGAGGACATGGATCATGGAGAGGTTCTCCGGAGGTTCTATAATCCGATGGTGATGGAGATTCATAGATGCGAGAAACCTATTATCGCAGCAGTTAATGGGGTGGCAGCAGGTGCCGGCATGAGTCTTGCGTTAGCCTGCGATTTTAGGCTCCTATCTGAAAAAGCCAGTTTTTTAGAAGCCTTTATTCATGTCGGGCTGGTGCCTGACGCCGGAAATCTATACTTTCTGCCTAAGCTGATCGGTCATGCCAAAGCCATGGAGCTTGCAGTGCTCGGTGAAAAAATTAATGCAGAGGAAGCCAAAGATCTAGGCCTTGCTACAAAGGTAATTCCTATGGAGAAATGGCAGGCTGAAATAACTGCTTTTGCAGAAAGGCTTGCCAGTATGCCGACAGCAGCGATTGCCGTAATCAAGAAAAATCTGAAAGCGAGCTGGGAATCCACTCTGGAAGATAGTCTGGAGCGGGATGCACAAGGACAGCGGATTGCAGGCTTAACTCTTGATCATAAAGAGGGTGTAGCGGCATTTATGCAAAAGCGGAAGCCTGTGTTTCAAGGGAAATAG
- a CDS encoding enoyl-CoA hydratase-related protein: MSKSYETIEVSQQGKLGLIALNRPKVLNAINRTMVSEILAAMEGFEADSSVKAIVLSGNGRAFAAGADIDEMANDHAIDFELRNQFKDWDRLAMIKKPIIGAVQGFALGGGFELALCCDLLYAADNAEFGFPEVNLGVMPGAGGTQRLTKLVGKTKAMEWLFTGKRISAREALHHGIVNQLIAEELLLEETMKAAEQISSQAPIAIRLIKEAVLKAVDTPLNEGMEFERKNFYLLFSTEDQKEGMNAFIEKRKPHFKGK, from the coding sequence ATGAGTAAAAGCTATGAAACTATTGAAGTTTCACAGCAGGGAAAACTTGGTTTAATCGCTTTGAACCGGCCCAAGGTTCTAAATGCAATAAACCGCACGATGGTTTCAGAGATTCTTGCAGCGATGGAGGGCTTTGAGGCAGACTCAAGCGTCAAGGCCATCGTATTAAGCGGCAATGGAAGAGCCTTTGCAGCCGGGGCAGATATTGATGAAATGGCAAATGATCATGCAATCGATTTTGAGCTTCGCAATCAATTTAAAGATTGGGATCGCCTTGCCATGATTAAGAAACCGATAATTGGCGCGGTACAGGGATTTGCCCTTGGTGGAGGCTTTGAGCTTGCGTTATGCTGTGACTTGCTTTATGCGGCGGATAACGCGGAATTTGGATTTCCGGAAGTGAACCTGGGCGTTATGCCTGGTGCTGGCGGCACGCAAAGGCTAACTAAGCTTGTCGGAAAAACGAAAGCAATGGAATGGCTTTTTACCGGCAAAAGAATCTCGGCGAGAGAAGCCCTTCACCATGGCATCGTCAACCAGCTTATAGCAGAAGAACTTCTGCTGGAAGAAACAATGAAAGCGGCTGAGCAAATTTCCAGCCAGGCGCCAATCGCTATACGTCTTATAAAAGAAGCGGTCTTAAAGGCGGTTGACACTCCTTTAAATGAAGGAATGGAATTCGAAAGAAAGAATTTTTATCTATTATTCTCGACAGAAGATCAAAAAGAAGGAATGAATGCCTTTATTGAAAAACGCAAGCCTCATTTTAAAGGAAAGTAG
- the paaD gene encoding 1,2-phenylacetyl-CoA epoxidase subunit PaaD — MEQDQILIKTALEALHNVKDPEIDTISIVDLGMVEQIKAEGQSVLVKLLPTFMGCPALDIIQKNVERELGKAGIFKKIEVQFIYHPPWTSDRVTEAGRIKLKEFGIAPPPKFISETGEWHVDCPFCGSAYTTMDNLFGPTACRSILYCKSCRNPFEAMKPVSTMM; from the coding sequence ATGGAGCAGGATCAAATATTGATAAAAACCGCGTTAGAAGCGCTTCATAATGTTAAAGACCCTGAAATAGATACCATTTCAATCGTTGATTTAGGAATGGTAGAACAGATTAAGGCGGAGGGCCAGTCCGTTTTGGTTAAACTCCTGCCTACTTTTATGGGATGCCCTGCCCTGGATATTATTCAAAAAAACGTTGAACGCGAGCTGGGGAAAGCAGGGATTTTTAAAAAAATAGAAGTCCAGTTTATCTATCATCCGCCATGGACGTCTGACCGGGTAACGGAGGCCGGCAGGATAAAGCTTAAGGAATTCGGGATCGCGCCACCTCCAAAATTCATAAGTGAAACGGGCGAATGGCATGTGGATTGTCCTTTTTGCGGGTCCGCATACACGACGATGGATAACCTTTTTGGCCCTACAGCCTGCCGCAGCATCTTATACTGCAAATCCTGCAGGAACCCTTTTGAAGCTATGAAACCAGTATCGACAATGATGTAG
- a CDS encoding EthD family reductase, which produces MVKLIALYKHPENKEAFDDHYFNTHAPLTAKIPGLRKMEVTKIVGSPMGGEGKYYLMCEMYYDSHEALQEAMRTDEGKASGKDAMKFAGDIITLMIGEEADE; this is translated from the coding sequence ATGGTAAAATTAATCGCTCTTTATAAGCATCCTGAAAATAAGGAGGCATTTGATGATCATTATTTTAATACGCACGCGCCTCTTACAGCCAAAATTCCGGGTCTCCGCAAAATGGAAGTTACAAAAATTGTGGGCAGCCCTATGGGAGGCGAAGGAAAGTACTATTTGATGTGCGAAATGTACTATGACAGCCATGAAGCATTGCAGGAAGCCATGAGAACAGACGAAGGCAAGGCATCAGGCAAAGACGCCATGAAATTTGCAGGTGATATTATCACACTTATGATCGGTGAGGAAGCAGATGAGTAA
- the paaC gene encoding 1,2-phenylacetyl-CoA epoxidase subunit PaaC, translating into MTEPAGNMPIDAKIKPALTSLLYQLADDDFILAYRGSEWLGLAPHIEEDVAFSSISQDTMGHAAMFYQLLADLGEGNADSLAHAREASERRNAVLLELVNGPGHYLSSAQYDWAFAVVRNYFYSQAKKIRLESLKNSSYQPLAEVALKVNMELYYHLLHWKTWFIQLMQAGGEARTRMEAAIGKVLADFEGVLNLGPLAKEMGEHGLIEKEEVLKQRWLFIMKPVFESVKLAVSEADLAMKTGNGRIGEHTADLDDALSTLSEVYNINPAASW; encoded by the coding sequence ATGACTGAGCCAGCAGGAAATATGCCAATCGACGCTAAGATTAAACCGGCACTGACATCATTATTGTATCAGCTGGCTGACGATGATTTCATCCTTGCCTACCGGGGTTCAGAATGGCTTGGTCTGGCGCCACATATAGAGGAGGATGTCGCCTTTTCATCCATCAGCCAGGATACCATGGGCCATGCGGCTATGTTTTATCAGCTGCTGGCTGATCTCGGAGAAGGCAATGCAGACAGTCTTGCACATGCAAGAGAAGCATCTGAAAGGCGAAATGCTGTCCTTTTAGAATTGGTAAATGGCCCTGGTCATTACTTGTCTTCAGCACAATATGACTGGGCATTTGCGGTTGTAAGGAATTATTTTTATTCCCAAGCGAAAAAAATCAGATTGGAATCTCTGAAAAACTCTTCTTATCAGCCTTTAGCCGAGGTGGCATTAAAGGTCAATATGGAGCTTTATTACCACCTTCTTCACTGGAAAACATGGTTCATACAGCTGATGCAGGCTGGCGGAGAAGCCAGAACGAGAATGGAAGCGGCCATTGGGAAGGTCTTAGCGGATTTCGAAGGAGTTCTGAATTTGGGGCCCCTGGCAAAAGAAATGGGTGAACATGGCCTCATTGAAAAGGAAGAAGTTTTAAAGCAGCGCTGGCTGTTTATCATGAAGCCTGTTTTTGAATCTGTCAAGCTGGCAGTCTCAGAAGCGGACCTTGCTATGAAGACTGGAAATGGACGAATAGGAGAGCATACTGCCGACCTGGATGACGCATTGTCCACTTTGAGCGAGGTGTATAATATAAATCCGGCTGCAAGCTGGTAA